Part of the Paludisphaera borealis genome, GCATCGGCGTCTCGATCATCCTCATGTTGACCTACGCCGCCCACCTGGTCTTCAGCCTGGGAACGCACCGCGACCTGTTCAACCCGAAAGGCGAGGACCCGCACGCGGGGGAGGAACAGTGGGGCACGACGCGATCCGTGAGCCTCCTGGTCGTGGCGACCCTCTTGATCGCCTGGATGAGCGAGATCCTCGTGGGCGCGGTCGAGGGGGCGAGTCATACGCTGGGCATGAACGCGGTGTTCGTCGGCGTCATCGTGGTTGCGATCGTCGGCAACGCGGCCGAGCACTCGACGGCCGTCATCGTGGCGATGAAGAACCAGATGGACCTGTCGGTGGGCATCGCGATCGGCTCGTCGCTCCAGATCGCGCTCTTCGTCGCCCCGGTCCTGGTCTTCGCCAGCTACCTCCGGGCCGAACCGATGGACCTCCGCTTCAGCACACTCGAAGTCGTGGCCGTGCTCCTCTCGGTCATGCTCGCCCGCATGGTCTGCGAGGACGGCGAATCGAACTGGCTCGAAGGGCTGATGCTCCTGATGGTCTACGCCATCCTCGCCCTGGCCTTCTTCTTCCTCCCCGGTCGCGGCAGGGTCGAGCGCCACGCGAAAGCGGACGCGGCTTTGCCGGCCGTCGCGGCCGAGAGGGCCCTCCCCGCCTCGCCATGATGGATGGGGACGCCCCCCGGCTGGGCCTGCCCCGCCGTCGTCCACCTCGAGTCCGGCACGGTCGAATCCGACGACATCGAGTGGTGCTGGGGCGATCGCACACACCTCGACCGCTTCCGCTGCACGGTGCCCACCGACGCCGTTTCCGCGCTTGTTCAAACGAGAGAGGCTCCTTTCCTCCTGACAAGAAAAGGAGCCTCTCGGATGTTTGATGCTTCAGAGAGAAAGGGGTCAGGGGATGCTCACCCGCCGCTGGCGATGCTCACGCCGCCGCTCATGTAACCTGTAACGGTGTTGACCAAGGAAAGTCCAGTGGCCGTGATCGAGTAGACCATGAGCAGCCGAGTCTGCGCAGTGACCGGGATATTCAGTCCGGTCGTGAGGCCGTTGCTGATCGTCCCGAGCCCATCAACGCCCGTGAGCGCCGGAGCCAGAGTGACGACTGCGCCCGCAATCGGCGTGAAGATGTTGTCAGGCGTCGCCGACGAGTAAAGCTGGGCCGTGATGGTAACGGTCGAGCCGACGAGAACGAGCGGATTGGTCAAACTGAAATATGCCGCGAGGGACGTAATAGTGCCGTTGAGCGGTATCGAGAAGGCCTCATCGAGATCGATCCCAGGCCCGCCAGTGAGGTCAATCGTCGCTCCGAGCGGAGAAGACATCTCCACCGAGTCTCCGAAGCCGACGAGTACAGGTTGACCCGCCAAGCCGCCCGCAATCGAGGTCATGCTTGCCGGCATACCCGATGAGAACGGGATAATTACGGAGGCTCCTGCGCCGGGGGCACCCGTGGCCCCTGTCGCACCCGTCGCCCCTGTCGCGCCCGTGGCCCCGGGATCGCCCGCAGCTCCGGTGGCTCCGGTGGCGCCCGTGGCTCCGGTGGCGCCCGTGGCTCCGGTGGCCCCAGTCGCGCCCGTGGCCCCGGGATCGCCCGCGGCTCCGGTGGCTCCGGTGGCTCCGGTGGCCCCTGTCGCGCCCGTCGCACCCGTAGCCCCGGGATCGCCCGCGGCTCCGGTGGCGCCCGTGGCTCCGGTGGCCCCTGTCGCGCCCGTGGCCCCGGGATCGCCCGCGGCCCCTGTCGCGCCCGCGGCCCCTGTCGCGCCCGTGGCCCCGGGATCGCCCGCGGCTCCGGTGGCGCCCGCGGCCCCTGTCGCGCCCGTCGCGCCCGCGGCTCCGGTGGCGCCCGTGGCTCCGGTGGCACCCGGGGCCCCTGTCGCGCCCGGGGCTCCGGTGGCTCCGGTGGCTCCGGTATCGCCCGTGGCTCCCGGGGTGCCCGGGGCTCCGGTGGCTCCGGTATCGCCCGCGGCTCCGGTGGCGCCCGTGGCCCCTGTCGCGCCCGTGGCCCCTGTCGCGCCCGTGAGCGCGTTGACAGCCGCGTTAAACGTGGCGGCGGCCTGCGGCACGGTCGTACGGCCGAGGGTGACGGCGGGTCGATTCGGCCTCGAATACGTGATGTAGAGCGAGTCGCTGTTCTCGAAGACCGAAGCGGGGATCCCGCCGTTCGTCGTCATCCCGATCAACGCCGTGAAGTGATGATTCACGACCTTGACCGCCTGGACCTCGTCGAACAGGAGAGTACCGCCGTTGGCCTTGCTATAGATCCGGAATCGAAGTGCGATGGCCTGGGTGTTGGGGCACTGGAGGTTGCCCGAGTACTGGATCACCCCCGCGGTTGGCGATACCGCGAAAATCGTCGCCTGTCGGGCAGCCTGGGGGCTCTGGGCGACTCTCGTCATCTGCACCGAATGGGCGCGATTGAAAGGGGCACTAAGGGTCGCAATCTGATGCGGGGCTGCCTGGAGTTTGGGATGCGCATTCGAGCCGTGCGCGAGCGGCGCCGCAATCATCCATGCCCTAACGAGAGTGTCGGGGCCGCTCAGGACGACACGGGGCTCGAGAGCGTCCTGGATTCGGGCTCGGAACTTACGGCTTGTTCGCTTCTGCATGGGTGTGGCCTCTGTTGGGATCACCGGGGAAGGTCTGGCTTTAGCATCACCCTAGAACACGTAAGCCGCCGATGCTGGCTGATTTGTCGGCATGCGAAAATGAGGCGAACTGGAGGGGGGGCGGCCGACGCCAAGCCGGCGGGTGTCGACTCCCCGCGTCGCCATGTCGTATGGTCCCGGGTGAGTGGCGCATCGGCCGCCACCGATCCCAAGGGCTGACGCGGCCCAGAAATCCCGAGATCCGGCGGAGGAGCGACGCGATGGAAGGGCGTGGACAGACGGTCTGCCTGAACTTGATCGTGAAGGACGAGGCGCATGTGATCCGCCGCTGCCTGGCCTCGGCCCGACCGCTGATCGACGCCTGGGTCATCGCCGACACGGGTTCCACCGACGGCACGCAGGAGATCATCCGCGAGGCGATGGCGGGAATCCCCGGCGTGCTGCTGGAGCGCCCCTGGGTCGACTTCGCCCACAACCGCACCGAGGTGATCGAGGCGGCCCGCGGCCGGTGCGATTACAACCTGATGATCGACGCCGACGAGGAGTTCGCGATCGACGAGTGCTTCGTGATGCCGCCCCTCTCGGCCGATTCGTACAACATCGAGGTGCGCTATGGCGGCCTCTCCTATCACCGCAGGCAGCTCGTCCGCGGCGCCTTACCCTGGCGTTACGTGGGCGTGCTCCACGAATACATCACCTGCGACGAGGCGCGCACCGAGGCGACCCTCTCGGGTGTCCGCACCGTGGTCCACCACGAGGGGGCCCGCTCGCGCGACCCGCTGACCTATCGCCGCGACGCCCTGGTGCTCGAGCGCGCCCTGATCGAGGAGCCCGACAACACGCGATATGTCTTCTACCTCGCGCAGAGTTACCGCGACGCCGGAGAGCCCGATCTGGCGCTTCGGCAATATCGCCGACGGGCGGCGATGGGGGGCTGGCGCGACGAGGTCTGGTTTTCGCTCTATCGGATCGCCCAGCTCGAGGCGCAGCTGGGCCGCCCCTGGCCCGAGGTGATGGCCTCCTACATGACCGCGTTCCAGTCCCTGCCGGAACGCGCCGAGCCCCTGTACCAGATCGCCATGCATTACCAGTCGACGAGGGAGTTCCACGCCGCGAAGGGGTTCTTCGAGTGGGCGAGGAAGGTCCCC contains:
- the cax gene encoding calcium/proton exchanger; this encodes MSAFDPRQAGWSRLLLLAVPLAIVLRFAGAGPIWLFVAACAAIIPLAGLMGEATEQLAQRLGPGIGGLLNATFGNAAELIIALFALFNGLDGVVKASLTGSIVGNTLLVLGASFLAGGLKYNTQRFNKTAAGVSSTMMVLAAIALLVPAIFHSLPEVTRADTILEHELSIGVSIILMLTYAAHLVFSLGTHRDLFNPKGEDPHAGEEQWGTTRSVSLLVVATLLIAWMSEILVGAVEGASHTLGMNAVFVGVIVVAIVGNAAEHSTAVIVAMKNQMDLSVGIAIGSSLQIALFVAPVLVFASYLRAEPMDLRFSTLEVVAVLLSVMLARMVCEDGESNWLEGLMLLMVYAILALAFFFLPGRGRVERHAKADAALPAVAAERALPASP
- a CDS encoding tetratricopeptide repeat-containing glycosyltransferase; this encodes MEGRGQTVCLNLIVKDEAHVIRRCLASARPLIDAWVIADTGSTDGTQEIIREAMAGIPGVLLERPWVDFAHNRTEVIEAARGRCDYNLMIDADEEFAIDECFVMPPLSADSYNIEVRYGGLSYHRRQLVRGALPWRYVGVLHEYITCDEARTEATLSGVRTVVHHEGARSRDPLTYRRDALVLERALIEEPDNTRYVFYLAQSYRDAGEPDLALRQYRRRAAMGGWRDEVWFSLYRIAQLEAQLGRPWPEVMASYMTAFQSLPERAEPLYQIAMHYQSTREFHAAKGFFEWARKVPAPGPTGLFVDRAIYDYLLDLEYAVCCYYTGDHPLAIGVNSRLLAGGELPPHLIARVAENRQLSVNALAGGSVAAA